One genomic segment of Arachis duranensis cultivar V14167 chromosome 4, aradu.V14167.gnm2.J7QH, whole genome shotgun sequence includes these proteins:
- the LOC107486741 gene encoding plant cysteine oxidase 2, with the protein MGIGKNLSKGSEVQRETITNSKSRKNRRQRSRKMMMSLSPGEKLFDTCYQVFANGGPGIVPPPSQIENLRSVLDAITPEDVGLKPDMPYFTVNSVQGTPTITYLHIYECEKFSMGIFCLPASGVIPLHNHPGMTVFSKLLFGTMHIKSYDWVVDMPPHMPTIFKPSAQTPEMRLAKVKIDADFTAPCNPAILYPADGGNMHCFTAVTACAVLDVLGPPYNDPQGRHCTYYLDFPFSNFSVDGLSIPEDESNNYEWLQEKDKPDNVKVVGQMYSGPMIVES; encoded by the exons ATGGGGATTGGGAAGAACCTATCTAAAGGGAGTGAGGTGCAGAGAGAGACAATCACGAACAGCAAATCAAGGAAGAATCGACGACAACGTTCGAGGAAGATGATGATGTCATTGTCGCCGGGGGAGAAGCTCTTCGATACTTGCTACCAAGTTTTCGCCAATGGCGGACCTGGCATCGTTCCTCCACCATCCCAAATTGAGAACCTTCGTTCCGTTTTAG ATGCAATAACACCAGAAGATGTTGGATTGAAGCCTGACATGCCATATTTCACTGTCAACAGTGTTCAAGGAACACCAACAATTACATACCTGCACATTTATGAATGTGAAAAATTCTCG ATGGGAATATTTTGCTTGCCAGCCTCTGGGGTGATTCCTCTTCATAATCATCCTGGAATGACGGTTTTCAGTAAGCTTCTTTTTGGTACAATGCACATCAAATCTTATGATTGGGTCGTTGACATGCCTCCTCATATGCCAACCATTTTCAAGCCTTCAG CCCAGACTCCTGAGATGAGATTAGCCAAAGTCAAGATTGATGCTGATTTTACTGCTCCTTGTAACCCTGCCATCCTTTATCCTGCCGACGGCGGCAACATGCATTGCTTCACGGCTGTGACGGCTTGCGCGGTTCTTGATGTTCTTGGTCCTCCATACAATGATCCTCAAGGCAGGCACTGCACATACTATCTAGATTTCCCTTTTTCCAACTTTTCAG TTGATGGATTATCCATACCAGAAGATGAAAGCAATAACTATGAATGGCTTCAAGAGAAGGACAAACCTGATAATGTCAAAGTTGTTGGACAAATGTACAGTGGCCCTATGATTGTAGAGAGCTGA